From a region of the Thermomonas sp. HDW16 genome:
- a CDS encoding ParA family protein has product MKTWLVACSKGGVGKTTIATHLAAESAVSGLRTVLVDADPQGSATRWCERRAGMASAVLPLDGTRKNWRKSLPEDTQRMIIDAPAGAMERDLEEFLDIADAVVVPIQPSALDIEAAVRFVESLGKHPRVRKGKLRVGLVANRLKPHTNASQQALDILRSWPFPLVAQLRDSQAYVVLTGLGKSLFDYHSAQVREHQADWVPLLHWLKKD; this is encoded by the coding sequence ATGAAGACTTGGTTGGTGGCCTGTTCCAAGGGCGGCGTGGGCAAGACCACGATCGCCACCCATCTTGCGGCGGAATCGGCGGTCTCCGGGCTGCGCACGGTGCTTGTCGATGCCGATCCGCAAGGTTCGGCCACGCGCTGGTGCGAACGCCGTGCCGGCATGGCCAGCGCGGTGCTGCCGCTGGACGGTACGCGCAAGAACTGGCGCAAGTCGCTGCCGGAAGACACGCAGCGGATGATCATCGACGCGCCGGCGGGCGCGATGGAACGCGACCTGGAGGAGTTCCTCGATATCGCCGACGCCGTAGTGGTGCCGATCCAGCCGTCCGCACTGGACATCGAGGCGGCCGTTCGCTTCGTCGAGTCCCTCGGCAAGCACCCGCGGGTACGCAAAGGGAAACTGCGCGTCGGCCTGGTCGCCAACCGCCTGAAACCGCATACCAATGCCAGCCAGCAAGCGCTGGACATCCTGCGCAGTTGGCCGTTCCCGCTGGTCGCGCAGCTGCGCGACAGCCAGGCCTACGTGGTGTTGACCGGCCTCGGCAAGAGCCTGTTCGACTATCACTCGGCGCAGGTGCGCGAGCACCAGGCGGACTGGGTGCCGTTGCTGCATTGGCTGAAAAAAGATTGA